The genomic segment GAGGTAATTCATGGATATAAAGGAGATACTCAGAATTCTCCCGCACCGATACCCATTTCTTCTTATAGACAGGATAACAGAGATCGAATTGTTCAAGCGTATTGTGGGGATAAAGAACGTAACAATGAATGAGGGTTTTTTCCAGGGACATTTTCCTGATTTTCCCGTCATGCCAGGTGTACTGGTTATAGAGGCTATGGCACAGGTAGGATGCGTACTGGCATATAAATCAGCTGAGACCACAATGGACTTATCAAATAAACTGGTATATTTTGCGGGGATTGATAATGCAAGGTTCCGGAAACCGGTCTTACCAGGAGACCAGATAAGATTTGAAGTTAAACTGCTGAGATCAAAGGGAACCTTCTGGAAGATGAAGGGAGTCGCCACGGTTGACGGAGAGACGGCTTGCGATGCTGAGATTATGGCTGTGCTGGGAGATAAATGAGAAGCAA from the Nitrospirota bacterium genome contains:
- the fabZ gene encoding 3-hydroxyacyl-ACP dehydratase FabZ translates to MDIKEILRILPHRYPFLLIDRITEIELFKRIVGIKNVTMNEGFFQGHFPDFPVMPGVLVIEAMAQVGCVLAYKSAETTMDLSNKLVYFAGIDNARFRKPVLPGDQIRFEVKLLRSKGTFWKMKGVATVDGETACDAEIMAVLGDK